The Brachyhypopomus gauderio isolate BG-103 chromosome 2, BGAUD_0.2, whole genome shotgun sequence genome contains a region encoding:
- the LOC143508852 gene encoding proton-coupled zinc antiporter SLC30A1, whose product MGRSTLWCTDAHRCVLAFTSALLLCEIVAGRVCKSLMLIVDSFHTLSILVCVVLHPSLIRTGASTSDPCTCPHPHERELQRIPSAAPVTLPCSGLVPSPQPAAGSVAAGAAPAVSEGVRHSALRLQPFGSLVSALLLAGMCISFVLEIISHTLQPRSISHPLLATVIGAVSLLFNGLMLVWRRGRESNVVTDGSNKSLTGIQHLNAEKKEAKFNSGSPESTFNGREETSGSMLMFCNPGLSSVVNQDQSSHAENSISHDSIGCQQSQQTLQPPGTLTEVANNNVCTGHTIHSRRPPTSGWSNQERRKTGQQRQDGIWGSITVIRSLLASVLVLINGLVPLALGPDCQPSQWGCLLLVYLDPGFSMLAVLVLLAGTLPEFRRYGLVLLQACPAHVHVQELTAHVARVPGVLAVHELHVWQLSETQLVASVHVHCLSGLGAPEYSGLLTAITEVLRGFGLSHCTVQLELLEHAASQSTNTAKVNTAEQPPCSLHCGKKCARMMCCSPPQERPCSTSPSSGGEALERCH is encoded by the exons ATGGGAAGGTCTACACTCTGGTGCACAGATGCGCACAGATGCGTACTGGCGTTCACCTCCGCCCTCCTTCTGTGCGAGATCGTGGCTGGCCGTGTCTGCAAGTCCCTTATGTTAATCGTAGATAGTTTCCACACCCTCTCCATCCTCGTTTGCGTTGTCCTGCACCCGTCACTGATCCGTACAGGAGCCTCGACCTCCGATCCCTGCACGTGCCCACACCCCCATGAACGAGAGCTGCAGCGCATTCCTTCAGCTGCCCCGGTGACACTTCCATGCTCCGGCCTCGTGCCATCTCCACAGCCAGCCGCTGGGTCTGTCGCTGCTGGTGCTGCCCCTGCTGTATCTGAGGGAGTTCGGCACAGTGCGCTGCGCCTGCAGCCCTTCGGCTCTCTCGTCTCAGCTTTACTGCTGGCCGGCATGTGCATCTCCTTCGTTCTCGAAATCATTAGTCATACGCTGCAGCCGCGTTCAATAAGTCACCCTCTCCTGGCGACAGTGATAGGTGCGGTGAGTCTGCTGTTCAATGGATTAATGCTCGTCTGGAGGAGAGGCAGAGAATCAAATGTAGTAACTGATGGGAGCAACAAGAGCCTGACAGGGATACAGCATTTAAATGCAGAAAAAAAGGAAG CTAAATTTAATAGTGGATCTCCTGAAAGCACTTTCAATGGCAGAGAAGAAACTTCTGGTTCCATGCTCATGTTCTGCAACCCTGGATTATCCAGTGTGGTGAACCAAGACCAG TCCAGTCATGCAGAGAACTCCATTTCCCATGATTCCATTGGCTGTCAGCAATCTCAGCAGACCCTCCAGCCTCCAGGCACACTTACTGAGGTGGCTAACAACAACGTCTGTACAGGACACACTA TACATAGCAGGAGACCACCCACGTCAGGCTGGTCGAATCAGGAGAGAAGAAAGACTGGGCAGCAGCGGCAGGACGGCATCTGGGGCAGTATCACCGTGATCCGGAGCCTGCTGGCTTCAGTTCTGGTCCTGATCAACGGTCTAGTTCCTCTCGCCCTCGGCCCCGACTGCCAGCCCTCTCAATGGGGCTGCCTCCTCCTCGTGTACCTGGACCCGGGCTTCTCCATGCTGGCCGTGCTGGTGCTGCTGGCCGGGACGCTGCCCGAGTTCCGCCGCTACGGCTTGGTCCTGCTCCAGGCATGCCCGGCGCACGTGCACGTGCAGGAGCTGACCGCTCACGTGGCACGTGTGCCGGGCGTGCTTGCCGTGCACGAGCTGCACGTGTGGCAGCTCTCTGAGACGCAGCTGGTGGCGTCGGTGCACGTGCACTGCCTGTCAGGGCTGGGGGCGCCGGAGTACTCCGGCCTCCTGACGGCCATCACGGAGGTGCTGAGGGGCTTCGGCTTGAGCCACTGCACCGTGCAGCTCGAATTACTCGAACATGCCGCTTCACAGAGCACAAATACAGCCAAGGTGAATACGGCAGAGCAGCCACCATGTAGCTTGCACTGTGGAAAGAAGTGTGCTAGGATGATGTGCTGCTCACCGCCACAGGAGCGACCCTGCTCTACATCTCCCTCTAGTGGAGGTGAAGCATTAGAACGGTGTCATTGA
- the selenot1b gene encoding thioredoxin reductase-like selenoprotein T1b, producing the protein MLRRRVSLLLVCLLSVYHGAADNGSVKKLKMQYTTGPLLKFQICISUGYKRVFEEYTRVLNQRYPDIRIEGENYLPQPMYRHVASFLSIFKLAVISLIILGKDPFAFFGMETPGIWAWGQENKIYACMMVFFLSNMIENQCMSTGAFEISLNDVPVWSKLQSGHLPSMQQLVQILENELKLNAHMDTLPLQRS; encoded by the exons ATGCTGAGACGGCGGGTATCGCTCCTACTCGTCTGCCTGCTCTCCGTGTACCATGGTGCAGCCGACAACGGCAGTGTCAAGAAGCTGaagatgcagtacaccacgggACCTCTTCTTAAATTCCAGATTTG CATATCCTGAGGATACAAGCGGGTGTTTGAGGAGTACACTCGGGTTCTGAACCAGAGGTACCCAGACATCCGCATCGAAGGGGAGAACTACCTGCCCCAACCCATGTACAG ACACGTTGCTTCGTTCCTCTCCATATTTAAGCTTGCTGTAATAAGCCTTATTATTTTGGGAAAGGACCCATTTGCGTTCTTTGGCATGGAGACCCCTGGAATTTGGGCATGGGGTCAAGAGAACAAG ATATACGCTTGTATGATGGTCTTCTTCCTCAGCAACATGATTGAAAATCAGTGCATGTCAACTGGCGCCTTTGAAATATCACTGAATG atgtgccTGTTTGGTCCAAGCTGCAGTCAGGTCATCTACCGTCCATGCAGCAGCTGGTTCAGATCCTGGAGAATGAGCTGAAGCTGAatgcacacatggacacactgcCCCTCCAGCGCTCCTAG